The following coding sequences are from one Diabrotica virgifera virgifera chromosome 2, PGI_DIABVI_V3a window:
- the LOC126879638 gene encoding alpha-crystallin B chain-like, translating to MSLLPMFLREFSRPMRMIEQQMREELFRPTFGYFVNQPRFQVEYPETENEATIEDNDKIQIKFNMQGFKPEHIKVKTINGNTLEVEAKFEENYDDGKKGFISKHVLRRFVFPKGHDIQKSYSSFSSDGILTITTPKSQQEEQAIPIEHEQANTESEVKNENK from the coding sequence atgtCGCTGTTACCAATGTTTTTACGTGAGTTCTCGAGACCTATGAGGATGATTGAACAGCAAATGAGAGAAGAGCTGTTCCGTCCAACATTTGGATACTTTGTTAATCAACCAAGATTTCAAGTTGAATATCCAGAAACGGAGAACGAAGCTACCATAGAAGACAACGATAAgattcaaattaaatttaatatgcAAGGCTTTAAGCCTGAACATATTAAAGTGAAAACAATTAATGGAAATACCCTTGAAGTAGAAgcaaaatttgaagaaaactatgATGATGGGAAGAAAGGTTTCATTTCAAAACACGTTCTAAGAAGATTTGTTTTTCCAAAAGGTCACGATATACAAAAATCATATTCGTCCTTTTCATCTGATGGAATATTAACTATAACTACACCAAAATCTCAACAAGAAGAGCAAGCTATACCAATCGAACACGAACAAGCCAACACCGAAAGTGaagtgaaaaatgaaaataagtga